CTAATCGTTGTGGTTGGTCTGTTCACAACAGGTGCGTATGCCTTGCGGTTATACAGTCAGGCAAAATATGCCATCAATAATACATATCATGCGACCAAACATGTCAGTACCGACATTGCTAACAAGAAGCCGTTCGCCGTTTTGCTACTAGGCGTCGATACTGGTGCTGATGGTCGGATTGAAAAGGGCAACTCTGATACCATGATTGTTGCTGTCGTTAATCCTAAAACCAAGAAAACAACCATGGTCAGTATCCCGCGTGACACCGCTGCAGAGTTAATTGGCACAAAGGAATTCAACATGCAGAAGATCAATGCCGCGTACAACGTTGGCGGTTCGGACATGGCGATCAACACTGTTTCCAAGCTGGTCAATGTCCCGATTTCTTACTACCTAACAATCAACATGGGTGCGCTTGAAAAAGTCGTCAATGCTGTCGGCGGTATTGATGTCGTCGTACCGTTTTCCTTTCAGGATCCATACACTGGCAACCAGAAGTTCACGAAAGGCCCCATGCATCTCAATGGCAATATGGCGCTGGCATATTCACGGATGCGTCACTCTGACCCAGAGGGCGATTATGGCCGAC
This genomic window from Lacticaseibacillus paracasei subsp. paracasei contains:
- a CDS encoding LCP family protein → METRSNRRQQQQKPRRFRWGKLIGLIVVVGLFTTGAYALRLYSQAKYAINNTYHATKHVSTDIANKKPFAVLLLGVDTGADGRIEKGNSDTMIVAVVNPKTKKTTMVSIPRDTAAELIGTKEFNMQKINAAYNVGGSDMAINTVSKLVNVPISYYLTINMGALEKVVNAVGGIDVVVPFSFQDPYTGNQKFTKGPMHLNGNMALAYSRMRHSDPEGDYGRQKRQQQVIKAILKKAISVGSLGNFTKLMDTISKNIATNMSFDDMQSIFLNYRDAAKTVSTDHLQGVNAWVGDGAYQIASDAEMQRISNKLRTALGLQTETISNEETKQNAKNTQFDFKATTDQNYIIFTPYD